A DNA window from Zingiber officinale cultivar Zhangliang chromosome 3A, Zo_v1.1, whole genome shotgun sequence contains the following coding sequences:
- the LOC122053181 gene encoding uncharacterized membrane protein At4g09580-like: protein MGGERRLPLSRWEAAAVAAAVVASFAVGLAALYLSMPVSDYSFLKLPRTLEDLQILRDHLESYTSDYTVQVLICYFAVYIFMQTFMIPGTVFLSLLAGALFGVVGGVILVVLAATAGASSCYFLSKMIGRPLVSALWPDKMGFFQDQVARRREKLLNYMLFLRVTPTLPNTFINMASPIVDVPYHIFFVATLIGLIPAAYVTVRAGTALGELKSVADLYDFQALVTLFLIGIVSVTPTFISK, encoded by the exons ATGGGCGGAGAGCGGAGGCTCCCGTTGTCGCGGTGGGAAGCTGCGGCGGTTGCTGCGGCGGTGGTTGCGAGCTTCGCCGTAGGGCTCGCGGCGCTATACCTCTCGATGCCGGTCTCCGATTACAGCTTCCTAAAGTTGCCTCGCACCCTCGAGGACCTCCAGATCTTAAG AGATCATCTAGAAAGCTACACAAGTGACTACACGGTGCAGGTTTTGATATGCTATTTTGCAGTGTACATATTCATGCAGACTTTCATGATCCCAGGAACAGTGTTCTTGTCACTTCTTGCTGGAGCCCTATTTGGAGTTGTTGGAGGTGTGATACTGGTAGTTCTTGCAGCAACTGCTGGTGCATCCTCCTGTTATTTCCTGTCAAAGATGATAGGAAGGCCATTGGTTTCCGCATTGTGGCCAGATAAGATGGGCTTCTTCCAGGATCAG GTTGCTCGAAGACGTGAGAAATTATTGAACTACATGCTATTCTTGAGGGTGACACCGACATTGCCAAACACATTCATTAACATGGCTTCTCCTATAGTTGATGTGCCTTACCATATCTTCTTTGTGGCTACTTTGATCGGACTCATACCAGCTGCATATGTGACAGTCCGG GCAGGAACAGCCCTAGGCGAACTGAAGTCGGTGGCCGACTTGTATGATTTCCAAGCATTAGTGACACTCTTCTTAATAGGAATTGTTTCAGTTACACCTACATTTATAAGCAAGTGA